In Carya illinoinensis cultivar Pawnee chromosome 10, C.illinoinensisPawnee_v1, whole genome shotgun sequence, one DNA window encodes the following:
- the LOC122278530 gene encoding uncharacterized protein LOC122278530: protein MGIRHGDLLSPYPFIFCPEALSSLLNHAEASKFIVGIPIARRNSLEWSRLIGILDIYERALGQKLTKEKISIHFIANTSNAAKDSMLSVAGVRSSSSYEKYLGLPALIGRSRLKAFKTILDRVRSRISNWKSKFVSQAGKKILLKAVVQALPTYCMGLFKLPKTLLKEVNKVMHHFW from the exons ATGGGTATAAGGCATGGTGACCTTTTATCACCCTACCCTTTTATCTTTTGCCCTGAAGCACTAAGTTCCTTGCTTAATCATGCTGAGGCATCGAAATTCATCGTTGGCATTCCAATTGCAAGAA GAAATTCACTTGAATGGTCAAGGCTCATTGGCATTCTGGATATTTATGAGAGGGCCTTAGGTCAGAAGCTCACCAAAGAGAAGATCTCTATTCATTTTATTGCAAATACGAGCAATGCTGCAAAGGACTCTATGCTCAGTGTAGCAGGGGTTAGATCATCCTCATCTTATGAAAAGTATCTTGGATTGCCAGCTCTCATTGGAAGATCAAGGCTCAAAgcttttaaaaccattttggacAGAGTTAGAAGTAGGATTAGCAACTGGAAGTCTAAGTTTGTCTCTCAGGCAGGaaagaaaatactcctcaaagCTGTGGTTCAAGCACTTCCAACTTATTGTATGGGGCTTTTCAAACTCCCTAAAACTTTGCTGAAGGAGGTTAATAAAGTGATGCACCATTTCTGGTAG